The following is a genomic window from Citrifermentans bemidjiense Bem.
AAGCCGGACGCTGCGGCACCAACAACTCTACACTATGAGCGGTCACGCGCAAAAACAAAATAACCAGCGCGAATCCGCAGCAACGAGAAGAGGAGCTATGAGACTACTTGTTATCTCTGACAGCCACGGCAATTACGCACATGCCTTCAGGGCGCATCAGATGGCCGGCGATGTCGACGGGATAATCCATTTGGGAGACGGCTCCGAGGATGCACGCATGCTGGAAGAAGTGCTGGGAGTGACGGTACACAAGGTGGCGGGCAACTGCGACTTCGACCGCGGTCTCCCGGCGGAGCTCACCTTGGAACTGGGCGAGTGCCGCATCCTGGCGACGCACGGCAACAGGGAGCGGGTGAAAAGCGGGTTGAAGGAGCTGATCGGCAAGGGGATCGAGGCGAAAGCTTCCGTGGTGCTCTACGGCCACACGCACCTACCGGCGGTCGAGGCGGCGCAAGGCATGCTGCTCGTCAACCCCGGTCCGTTAAAAGAAGGGTTAGCGGGAAGCTTCGCCATCGTCACCATTCACGGCGCGACGGCGAGCGCGAAGTTGTACCCTATCTAGCAGCCGCAGCCGCAGTTATGGCAGACCTTGCGGTTCTCGCTGTCGGGGGGGACCGTTTCCGGCGCGAACGCAATGCGGTTCACGGCGCGCCTGATGTCTTCGAGCGGGTCGAGGTGGGGGCTCTGGCCGATGACGTGTCCCACGCAGACGTTGCTTATCCCGTCCGAAGGGGAAGCGATCCTCACCGAATTCAAAAGGTCGCCGTAGCTCTTCACCTCGATGACCTCGCCGCAGGCGACACCGCGCTCCAGCGTAATGCCGAAGCGCTCCAGCTCCTGCGCCAGTTCCGCGAAAAACAGATCGAACGTCACCCCGCCGAGGGGGCTTTCCCACTCCGGCCTGCTTTGCGTCCGCCCGTAGCAGGTGAGCCTCATTTGTTTTGCCATTCTTAAACCTCGTAAAAAACAGGGACTGGGGGCTAGGGGCTGGGGGCTGGCAAAATCAAAAGCCGACCCATCCCGGAGCACTTCGTCCCTATTATATTAATTACTCGCAATTACCAACCAGTCCCTAGTCCCTAGCCCCTGCCTTTCGATGCATGGAGCTGAAGATCATGTCCAGTACCGCCTTTTGCTTGGCCTCATACTTGTTCAATACAGCGAGACAGGTTCCCATCGGGAACTGCTCGTGCAGGTAGTCCGAATCACGCCCCGACAATATCACGATCCTGTTCTTGTCCATTCCTAAAGAGACCGCGTAGTTGAGAATCTTGGTCCCATCCAGCATCGGCATTTCCAGGTCGACCAGCAGCAGGTCGATATCCTGTTCCTTGAGTGCGGTGAGCGCCTCCAAGGGATCGGTACACCCCACCACATCCAGAAGTGGATAGAGAGCCCGTATCTTGTCAGTCAATGCCCCAATGAAAGGTGCATCGTCATCCACAATAAGAATCTTTCCCATCGATACCTCAACCTATCTATTTAAGAACCCGGGTCGCTGCGGTGAGCACCGGGAAGGGGACGTTCAAGTCCATGGACTTGGCTGCTTTCATGTTGACGATCAAGTCAACGCGTTTGGGGGTCACTACCGGGAGCTGCCCGGGCCTCTTTCCCGCCAGTATGCGAGCTACGTACTCGGCGGCCACTTGCCCCTGCTCGACCGGGTCTGCCTCAAGCGAGATAGTCGCCCCCTTGTGCGCCGCCCCGGGCATCTGCGAGATCACCGGGATTCTCAGGTCGGTGGCGCGGTGCACGATCTTCTCGAAATTGCGGCTGCCCACGGTGCACTCGGTCACATAGATGCAGTCTACACGGGAAGCGAAAAGCGACGCAAGCGCGGCATCGAACCCCGCCGAGGAAGCGAGGTTCGCCTCTACCACGACCATTCCTGCTTGCGCGGCTATCCTGCGGGCCTCTTTCAATTGCACCTGCGACCCTTCTTCCCTGCTGGCGCAGACAACACCCAGCGACCGGATCGGCTTGAGATCCATGGCGGTCTTGACCAGGGTGACCAGGGGGACCTTGGAACTGACCCCGGCGATGTTGCGCCCGCTCGATACCATGCTCTTCGCCACCCCGGTCTCGACCGGCCCGTAGACGTCGGCATAGACTATCGGGATATCGTGCGACTCGCGCAGCGCGGCCAATGCGGCGGAAGTCCCGTAAGCGACGATGACGTCGGCGCCGATGGCGTTGAACTTGCGGATGCTGTTGGACCAGGAGATGAGATCGGGGTTGGGGGTCTGGGTGATGACTTCGACGTTGCTTTGGTCATACCCCTTGAGCACAAGCGCCTTCACGAAGGCCTTGTGGGCATCGCGGTAGCGCGGCAGATCGCAGGTCAGAAGCGCGGCGACCAGTTTTCCGGCCGCGCGGGAGTCCGACGCCGGGACGAGGGCGCATATCACAATCAGCAGGAGTATGAAGCGGATCGATTTCAGGGTACCTGCTCCTCGTTCTTAATCACCACTTGGCCGCGACCACGGCTACTATCGCATGAGCCGAGCCGTTGAAGGCGCTGTTTTCTGCTTTCTTGTCTTCGTAATCCCTGAAGGTGTACTCAAGCGAGGTCGACAACACCTGGTTGAAGCGGTACTCCCCCCGCGCCGAAACGGTGCGTTGGACGGCACGCGAGGTGCTCAACTCGCCGATCCCCGCGGTGCTCCCAGGTATGCCCACTGTGAAGACGGCAGGGTCGGGGCTGAAGATCGAGGTCGACTCGATTTGCTGCAGCAAAAGCGAGAGGTCGAGCTTTTCGGTCGCAGCATACGCAGCGTTGAGGGAATAGACATGGGCCCGGTTCACGTACTTGGCACCTGACTGGCTAGGGACAAAGACCCCGGTAAAGAACACCGGCTGATCGATCTTGTTGCGCAGGTAGGAGTAGTTCGCCCCCAAGGTCAGCCTGTGCACCGGAACCACCCATGCCCCTATGTTCGAGTTCTCGCTGCGCTTGTCTCTGAAGGAGAGGGGAGCGGCGGTGTAGCTGACCGGGTCGGGATTCGCCCGGTTCAACAGCACCAGGTAGTGCGGCACCTCGTCGTTTTTGTCATGCCTGAAGAGGGCGTGGCCCGTCAATCCCCATACGTTGCTGCGCGTGTAGTTCGCCAGAAGCTTACCCTCGCGCCTTTCCCCAAACGACTCTCCATAGGAAGGATTGTCACTCGTGGCGTAGGACAGATGGGCGCTGGTGCGCAGCCCCTTGATCGGGCGGTAGTGGACCGCGAGCGATCCGGTGTTGGTGTTGGTATTCTCCGGCAGGGCCCAACTGCTCTCGGACGGGAACAGGGAAACGTGCTTTCTCTGCAGGAACTCTCCGCGGTACTCACCCACCAGCGAGAGGTTTAGCCGCGGCTTGTAGGAGACGGAGGCTATGACGAGATCCTTCACCGTGTCGACGGGAGGGCGCGACAGCGCTGCGGGAAGAAGCAGGTTTGAACTTAGGACCGCGCCGCGGTTTCCGTGCTCCACCTCCTGGCGCCGGTATCTGATGGAAAAGGTGTACTCGCGGTCGGGCGTATAGACGAAGTCGCCGGCGGCGTTTTGCAGATAGGTCCTGGCGTGCTGTACCCCGACGGTGTCGGTCAGCTTGGAAAGATTCTCGCGCTGTTCCACCGAGTAGGAGGCGCCGGTTACCAGCCCGCCGGACATGGAGCTGTGCAGCTTTATCGTGTGCGAGTAAAAACGGCTGTCGGGGTTTTCGTTGTGCTGCTGCGCCCCTGCCAGAGTTAGGGGATTTCCGGCCAGATCGGGACGTGCCACGTAGTCGGCGACCGGGGTGGAGAGCTTGTCCTCGAAGCTGCGGAATTTGAAATCGTAGATGACGTCCACCAGCCCGAGATGGGCGTCGAAACCCAGGCGCCCTTCCTGGACCTGCTGATTCACCGGCCTTGCCTGCGCGAAGACCCGGTTCACCGTCCCCTCGAAGGAGGCGTCGGAGAAGATCTGCTGCACGCTCCCCTCCCTCTGGTAGCGCCAGTAGCCAAGGTTCAGGTGCATTGGAAAGTCGTGCAGACGGTAGCGGAAGTCGGCCCGGTCCTGCACCACGCTGACGCCGTACTTGGCGCCGGCGTCGAGCTGTATCGGCTCATAGGTCGCTAAGCCGCCGCTGTTTGACCCTGACTGAAAAGAAGGGGAGAACAGGATTTCGCGGTCCAGGTTGTGGTAGAGCGACTCGGTCCTCAGATGCAGGCGGTAGTCGCCGCGGTAGTCGAGGATCAGGTCGCCGTGATAGTCGTTTTCGTTGAGGTAGAACCCTTCCAGCTCGAGGTTGCTGTCCTTTTCCATGTGCCGGTAAAACACGCCGCCACTGCGGCTGGATTCCGAGAAGCCGTACTCAAGGGCTCGCCCGGCGTTTCGATCCTTGAAAAGCCAGTTGTACCCGAGCGAGCCTCCCTTTTGCTCCAGCACCTCGACCTGCCGGTCGTACTCGGCCGGGAGCGGGTTCAGGTCCACCAGCAGCTGCGGCTCCGGCTCGGGGGGCGCCTCCAAAAGGTCTGCGTCCGCCACCGGCACCTCGATTATGTCCCCCTCTGCCGCGCAGACGCTGCCGGCTGCCAGCAGCAGCAAGATAAGAGGCGAGATTACGGCAGATACAAGATCAAGAGGCTTGTTCACCATCCGGCTCCTTTGCGTTTACTGGCGCAGCGTGCCCCTGCCAGTCAGCGCCTGGGAGGGGGTATCGGTGCCGTGCACCTGGGAATGACAGTCGGTGCAGCGATTGTTGAAAAGGCTCTTCAACCCGGGCGTCTCCATGGCCAGGTGCCCGGTATGGCACTGCAGGCAGAGAAACGGCATGCTCGCGTTAAGCAGGTTGTTGTTCACCGATCCGTGGGGAGTGTGGCAATTGGTGCAGTTCTCGGTGACGTCGCCATGTTCGAAGGCGAACGGCCCCTGCTTCTCCATGTGGCACCTGGTGCAGGTTTCCTTGATGGAGTTTCCCTTGAGCAGGCGCTCCTGCGTCGAGCCGTGCACCTCGTGGCAATCAACGCAGGACATCTTCTTCTCCCGCAGCGGATGGTGCGAGAAAAGCGAGTTCTCCGCCTGCACCTGCGGATGGCAGCTAAAGCACATCTCCGACATCTGGTCGCGGCTCACCTTCTGCTGGGGCCCCTGGTGCAGTTTGTGGCAGTCGAAGCAGCTCACGTCGTTCAAGGCGTGGACGCTGGAGCGCCAGTGGGCGAGGGCCGGGATGGACGCGGCGGAGTGGCATTTCAGGCAGATCAGGGACTGGGCCTGCGGGGGGAGGTTCATGATGTCCAGGAACTTGGAGGTGTCGCACTTCTTCTTGAGCCGGCTGTTCTCTTCTGTGTCGTCGGAGAGGTGCGCGATGGCGAGGCTGCCGGGGCCGTGGCACGACTCGCAGTTGACCAGGGGAAGCCCGGTCTCGGGCTTGATCTGCTCGCCGTGGATGCTGTGGCCGAAGTCGTCGCTGATCTTGTCGTGGGCGTGGCACTTGGAGACGCAGTTGCTGGTCCCGACGTACTCGGCGTCGAGCCTCCCTACGATCATCTTCTCGTAGTCGCGGGTGGGGAGGAGCGGATGGCTCTGTTTGAGGTTGGCGCAGGAAACGGAGATGACAGGGACGAGCGCCACGAGGATAAACAACTTGATGCAGCGCAGGGTGCGTGCAGATGCCATCTATTCCCCCCTTATCCCCTTTGTAGTGGTGTAGATGAAGCCGCGCACGATGGGGTTCTCGCTCCGTTTGATCTCGCGCGGGGTCCCGACCTCGACGATGGAGCCGCCGTGCATCATGGCGATGCGGTCGGAGATGTACAGCGCGAAGTTCAGGTCGTGGGTGACGATGACCGTCGTGTTCCGGGTGCTTTCTTTGAGCTTGATGATGGTGTTGGCCAGCTCGTCCGTGGTCACCGGGTCGAGTTCGGCGGTAGGCTCGTCGTAG
Proteins encoded in this region:
- a CDS encoding DmsE family decaheme c-type cytochrome translates to MASARTLRCIKLFILVALVPVISVSCANLKQSHPLLPTRDYEKMIVGRLDAEYVGTSNCVSKCHAHDKISDDFGHSIHGEQIKPETGLPLVNCESCHGPGSLAIAHLSDDTEENSRLKKKCDTSKFLDIMNLPPQAQSLICLKCHSAASIPALAHWRSSVHALNDVSCFDCHKLHQGPQQKVSRDQMSEMCFSCHPQVQAENSLFSHHPLREKKMSCVDCHEVHGSTQERLLKGNSIKETCTRCHMEKQGPFAFEHGDVTENCTNCHTPHGSVNNNLLNASMPFLCLQCHTGHLAMETPGLKSLFNNRCTDCHSQVHGTDTPSQALTGRGTLRQ
- a CDS encoding metallophosphoesterase family protein, translating into MRLLVISDSHGNYAHAFRAHQMAGDVDGIIHLGDGSEDARMLEEVLGVTVHKVAGNCDFDRGLPAELTLELGECRILATHGNRERVKSGLKELIGKGIEAKASVVLYGHTHLPAVEAAQGMLLVNPGPLKEGLAGSFAIVTIHGATASAKLYPI
- a CDS encoding response regulator is translated as MGKILIVDDDAPFIGALTDKIRALYPLLDVVGCTDPLEALTALKEQDIDLLLVDLEMPMLDGTKILNYAVSLGMDKNRIVILSGRDSDYLHEQFPMGTCLAVLNKYEAKQKAVLDMIFSSMHRKAGARD
- a CDS encoding MtrB/PioB family outer membrane beta-barrel protein; its protein translation is MVNKPLDLVSAVISPLILLLLAAGSVCAAEGDIIEVPVADADLLEAPPEPEPQLLVDLNPLPAEYDRQVEVLEQKGGSLGYNWLFKDRNAGRALEYGFSESSRSGGVFYRHMEKDSNLELEGFYLNENDYHGDLILDYRGDYRLHLRTESLYHNLDREILFSPSFQSGSNSGGLATYEPIQLDAGAKYGVSVVQDRADFRYRLHDFPMHLNLGYWRYQREGSVQQIFSDASFEGTVNRVFAQARPVNQQVQEGRLGFDAHLGLVDVIYDFKFRSFEDKLSTPVADYVARPDLAGNPLTLAGAQQHNENPDSRFYSHTIKLHSSMSGGLVTGASYSVEQRENLSKLTDTVGVQHARTYLQNAAGDFVYTPDREYTFSIRYRRQEVEHGNRGAVLSSNLLLPAALSRPPVDTVKDLVIASVSYKPRLNLSLVGEYRGEFLQRKHVSLFPSESSWALPENTNTNTGSLAVHYRPIKGLRTSAHLSYATSDNPSYGESFGERREGKLLANYTRSNVWGLTGHALFRHDKNDEVPHYLVLLNRANPDPVSYTAAPLSFRDKRSENSNIGAWVVPVHRLTLGANYSYLRNKIDQPVFFTGVFVPSQSGAKYVNRAHVYSLNAAYAATEKLDLSLLLQQIESTSIFSPDPAVFTVGIPGSTAGIGELSTSRAVQRTVSARGEYRFNQVLSTSLEYTFRDYEDKKAENSAFNGSAHAIVAVVAAKW
- a CDS encoding ABC transporter substrate-binding protein translates to MICALVPASDSRAAGKLVAALLTCDLPRYRDAHKAFVKALVLKGYDQSNVEVITQTPNPDLISWSNSIRKFNAIGADVIVAYGTSAALAALRESHDIPIVYADVYGPVETGVAKSMVSSGRNIAGVSSKVPLVTLVKTAMDLKPIRSLGVVCASREEGSQVQLKEARRIAAQAGMVVVEANLASSAGFDAALASLFASRVDCIYVTECTVGSRNFEKIVHRATDLRIPVISQMPGAAHKGATISLEADPVEQGQVAAEYVARILAGKRPGQLPVVTPKRVDLIVNMKAAKSMDLNVPFPVLTAATRVLK